From the Planktothricoides raciborskii GIHE-MW2 genome, the window GTTAAAAAGCCTTTCTCTGTCCGTGGGTATGTTGCCCCAGTTGATGTTTCTGGATCGCCGTCATGTATTAAGCGTCTGGCACAGCCGCGAAGCCAAAAAGCCCCAAACTATCTTTAAGATGTATAGCCGTAAGGGGACGCAGATGGGTTCGGTGCGATCGCCTCTTCTCTTTGAGCGACTGATTTTCACCGATGCCCCAGGGATTTTGTTTGGCATTGTCCGGGAGCCCAGACCCGCCGTCTGGCGGATCCAGCTTTTCCCCATGCAACTGATGCGAATTCCCCTAGAAACCATGCCAACTTGTTTATCTCCCATCCCCGGAGGCTGTCTGTTAGCCAATGCTAAAGGTGAAATCACCTGTTTGGATCGCCAAGGACAGAATAATGGTAAGTTTCAATTTGGCTTCCAGGCTCCCCTGGGATTTGGGTTTTGGACTGGAACAGAAGCTGAAACCGCTGAAACCACCGCTGAAACCACCGCTGAAACCGCTGAAACCACCGCTGAAACCAAAGATATCACCAACATCACCAACAATTTTCTCGGTCTAGCTGGGGTCACAGAGGCGGCGAATGGTAGCTGTATTTCTTTTATTCAAATCAAGAAACCGGGTTTCTGAATTTAAGTGCTGATTTTTGGCCTAAATTGACACATAAACCCGGTTTCTGCCCCAAGTTTCTGAATTTAAGTGCTGATTTTTGGCCTAAATTGACACATAAACCCGGTTTCTGGAAATCTAGAGTATCAACATACAACATCAACTTCAAAAATGCTCGACTCTGCTGAATTTGCTTTTCTAAGCAAAACCGTCCTCAAACTAGGCGATTCGCGCTGGCCTCCGCTCTCGCGGAATCGCATAAACCGTTCGTCCGCAGAAACCTCCTTGGTCTCAGAACAACAGACAATAGACAAGACAACCGACCAGACAACCAACCAGAGACAAGCAACCCAACCAGTATTAGAGGCAATGACGCGACTGGTGGAAATCGTCGCGGAACTGCGATCTCCTTTCGGTGGATGGCCTGCGGACTTGCCAAAAACCTCAGAAAACCTGATTCCCTACGTCCTGGACGAAGCTTACGATGTCCTGGACGCCTTCGGGCAGTCAAGCAACAGGGCTTCCGGGGCTTCCGGGGCAGAGGAGCAGAGGCGCAGAGGCGCAGAGGCGCAGGGGAGCAAAGGGACAGATGGGAAAAATATCTCCCCCGCACCCCCGCACCCCTGCACAAGCGCACAAGCGCACCCCTCTCCATTAATCGTCGTCGATAATTTAATTCCTCGATTACTTTGGCATCTAGTCAGCAGTTCTTATGACGTAATGCAACTAATTGGCGGCGTTCCTGCCCAGATACTGCGATCGCCTCAAAATCCTGAGATTGGCTTAATCCGATTAGTGGTGGGTTTGTCCGTCTGGAACTCAGACCATCATTGGTTTATCGACTTAGCCACCCATAACGTAACATCTGAGCCAACTCCAGAAACTCCAGAAACCGGGTTTCTTAATTTAAGTTCTGGTTCAGAAATCGGGTTTCTTAATTTAAGTTCTGGTTCTTGGCATAAATCGACGCAGAAACCGGGTTTCTCGCAGAAACCCGGTTTCTTGTCACCGATTTCCGCCGGTCAGCTAATCACTCAGTTACGCCAAGAAATCGAATTTACCAGCCCAGAATTGGCCAAGTTAATGGAACCGCAATCGGTGGAATGGTTGTCGCCAAATCACCAATGGCTTAGTGGTTTTCTGCAACTGACAATGGATTGGGAATTTTTGCCCCAATCACCAGAAAATTCCCCAGAACCAGAAGGTCAAAGCGCACCCTTGGGTCAACCAATTGTTGCCGATATTTCTGAATCATTCCCTCGGTCTGGTCTGTATGGTAAGCGAATGCTGCGACTTTCTCAACCGGCAATATTGCAAGAATCCGCCAAAATCCCATTTGAAGAAACATTAATCAGAATACTGCCACAGATTCAGCCAGAATCTATTTCAGACACCGGGTTAGAAACCGGGTTGCTTGAAAAAAACAAGTTTCTAACAGCGGAAAATGAATCTCTCAACTCAAATCTAATTTCTGAGTTGGTGACAACTGCTTATGATTTAGTCGAAAATTGGGAGTTTCCCTGGGGTGACGGAGAAGTTTTGATCGATGAGTGCATGGAGCGATTACTCTGGCAAACCATTACCAGTTCTTATCCGATGATGCAGTTAATTGGCAGTGTAGAGGCGATGGTTCTCAGCCCCGGAGAAGACTGGAAAATTGGCATTCTCCGGTTATTAGCCATTTTTGAAATTCAGGTGGGAAATGAAACAATTACGGTGGATTTATCCACCGGTCAATCTTGGGAAAAACACCCCGGTCAAAAAGTTTTGTACTTGTCGCCAAACACTATTGTGCGATTCCTCGACAGCGGATCGCTTCGCAAATCGCCCGATACTGAATTATCCATGCAACCCCTAATGGTTGAACAGATCCTACATAGTTTGAGCCAACAAATTAAAGCAAATACCCCCTCTTTTCAGTGGTTAATGAATGGAGCCAACATCGATATCCAAAATCTAGCCAAAAACTGGGAATCTGGGTTAGCACAATTTCGCTTAGAATTAGAATTTATCCCGACTTAAATTAACACAGAAACCCGCTTGCTTCTTAGGGTGTAGGGTGTAGGGTGTAGACCACACCGATGACGAACCCACGGCGTCGGAATTTTCCGAGTTTGTCGCAGAAATCCGGTTTCTTAACTCGGTTTATTAGCAGAGATTGTCGCAAAAACTATATTTACGCTTTATTTAAAAGTCCCGCAAATTCATTACAATTGCCCCAAGGAATTGAGGGTGATTTACAACTAATTGATATCATGTCCGCATAATCACTTATAATAGAGCAACCCAGTAATATCAAGTCCGTGTATTCGCTGATTATTCACGTAGGGGCTTTCTCGCATTCGCCCCTACTGTCCCGAACCGCTTCCTTCGGAGTATGCGTCCTTGGAGCGCTATATGCGGGAATCCATCTTAATGAGACAGGATTGTTTTTGTAACCGATCGCACGGACTTGATATGAGACGGAATTGCCGACGGAAAATATCGGGGCGATCGCTGAACCAGGGTTAACATCTCTAACCCCCTTAGAAAAAGACGATCGCCGTCTGATGCAGGCAGTTTTGACCTACGATCACATTCTTTGTGAATTATTTAACCAAACTACCATTTTACCCCTAAGATTTGGCACCATCTTCCGTTTATATGCGGATTTAATCGCCCATTTAAACCAGCAACAAAAAGAATATCTAACCAAATTAAACCAATTTGAAGGCAAAGCCGAATACACCCTCAAAGTCGTACCCTTAGATGTCCCCGTACCGGATACAGATCCGCAAGCCAAAGGAAAAGCCTATTTATTAGCTAAAAAACAACGCTTTTCCATAATCCAAGAATTTCAAACCCAACAAAATCGTGAATGGGAAAATCTCCAACAGGCGATCGCAGAAACCCGGTTTCTCCACGAAACAGGCAAAGAAGCCGGATTTCTAACCATTATCGGCGAACCCCAAGGCACGACCAATAGACTTTATTTATTAATCCCAAAAAATCAAGAGTCGCGACTTCTAGAATACGTCCAAACATGGCAGAAGAACCATCCCACTTGGCAATTATTCCTCAGCGAATCACTGCCGCCCTATCATTTTGTTTAAAAGTTTAAATCGATAGATATCTCTCGTTCCCAGGCAGAGCCTAGGAACGAGAAAACGAGAAATATAAATGGGGATAAACGGATTATTTAAACACCGATAAATCCAAAGCCTCAAAAGACTCGAAAAACTCTAACAGTCGAGTCACAATTTTATTCACCCCACCGGGAACATTCGACTCAACATTCAAAGGAATTACCGGGTCATGCAGAGACAAGCGCAACAAAAACCAGCCATCTTCCTCTGGGGAATGACAAGAAATCCGCACCCCTTCATAATTATTCGGCACAATTTGCCAACCCGCTTGCTTGGCGGCAAATTCTTGCAGTTGGTTAATTACCTGATGCCCATATTCTTTAAACTCTGGTGTGCTAATTTTTAACCGGAATTCCTCGCTTTCTGCTGGTTCCTGGAAATTGGCAATTAAATCTAATAAGTTTTTGCCAGCTAATTTAGATTTAGCTAATTCAATTAATAGCTTAGTAATCAAATAAGCCCCATCATCCAGAAAATAATTTTCTTTCATCGCCCCATGACCGGAGGTTTCGATCGCCAACCAAGACTCTTCCCCGGATTCATTCAAGCGAATTGACTCATTAATCACATTCTTGTAACCGCGTTTATAACGATGA encodes:
- a CDS encoding GvpL/GvpF family gas vesicle protein, giving the protein MPTENIGAIAEPGLTSLTPLEKDDRRLMQAVLTYDHILCELFNQTTILPLRFGTIFRLYADLIAHLNQQQKEYLTKLNQFEGKAEYTLKVVPLDVPVPDTDPQAKGKAYLLAKKQRFSIIQEFQTQQNREWENLQQAIAETRFLHETGKEAGFLTIIGEPQGTTNRLYLLIPKNQESRLLEYVQTWQKNHPTWQLFLSESLPPYHFV